Within Planococcus citri chromosome 2, ihPlaCitr1.1, whole genome shotgun sequence, the genomic segment CATCTTGTCGCTATTTATTTGTTAGAATGCACGTTTTGTAATATATTTTCTCATCGAAATAAGTCAAAATATGACTTGGTGATTGTACAGCGTCAGCTATCAGCCAGAGGGCCAGACTCAAGACTGTAATCATAGATTTGATAGATTTAAGTGGTTGTAAATAAACTTTAAAATGGAATGATTTTGCGTATTTATTTCGATCATTACTTACTCGCAAAGGTTGTCGCAAGtattgaaatcttgaaattcaTTTGCTCGTGAAGTCAATGTCTGAGtctcattgatttttttaaaaatcaatgctCTGACTCGAGACGAtaggaaaatcaaaatcttctCGCGATGTAAATTTGCGACAGACGACAGACACCTAAAATACCTTACCACGCGTTCGaagtttggttttttaaattcacgttgGAGAGCGCTTCTCGTGGCATCGCTCGCTGCCTCGCTCGATGTGGCAAACGCGCAGCAACAGCGCAAATTTTTGTGATCGGAAAAAATTACTCTTCAATCTTCATCGTCATCGCGTTGATTGAAGTTTGCAACTTTGTATTGTTTATTGAAAGCTTTTACGTTTTATTAGCAATAATTAGCTAAATTTAACCGAAAGTTATTAGCAACTTAATTCTTCACATAATGGGTGTTCAAGTAGAAACAATTTCTCCTGGTGACGGTGAGTATCCATTAATGTAGAAGTCATTATTGTTTATGTGTATTACACCGTGTGACTGTGAACCGGCAATCGTTCGTATCTCGAGTTGATTGCGAGTGTTcacatttgaaatatttgaaggACAGTATCTCATTAAAAGTATATTGATTGTTTCAGGTTCTACGTATCCAAAACAAGGACAAACTGTTGTTGTACATTACACAGGTAGTGTCTTACTTAGCTGTAAATTCTATATGTTTATGCATACTTGTTATGTTGAACATGAGATGAATCTTATGTTATTCAGGAACTTTGACCGATGGAAAGAAATTCGATTCCTCGAGGGACCGCGGCTCTcccttcaaattcaaattgggCAAAGGAGAAGTAATCAGAGGTTGGGACGAAGGAGTAGCCCAGGTAGAtactt encodes:
- the Fkbp12 gene encoding peptidyl-prolyl cis-trans isomerase Fkbp12, whose amino-acid sequence is MGVQVETISPGDGSTYPKQGQTVVVHYTGTLTDGKKFDSSRDRGSPFKFKLGKGEVIRGWDEGVAQLSVGQRAKLICSPDYAYGSRGHPGVIPPNATLIFDVELLRVES